The Microbacterium limosum sequence TCGCGCGACGCGCCGCGTTGCCCTCCTCGACGGCTCAGCGCATCGTCGCGGAGCTCGCCGCGTCCGGTCTGCTCGAACGCGACGAGGACGGCCGCGTGCGCCTCGGCATGCGGCTGTGGGAGCTCGCGCTCCGGGGTTCGCTCGCCCTGCGCCTGCGACAGGCGGCTCTGCCCTTCATGGAGGGCGTCCAGGCACGCGTGCGCGAGCACACCCAGCTCGCCGTCCTGGAACAGGACGAGGCGCTCTTCATCGAACGCCTCTCGCACCCGCTGGCGGGAGCCAACATCACCCGCATCGCGGGCCGCCTGCCCCTGCACGCCTCCTCCGCGGGGCTCGTCCTTCTCGCGCACGCGTCCCCCGCGCTCCGGGAGCGCGTGCTCTCGCAGCGCCTGCGCGCCCTCTCCGCCGAGACCCAGACGGATGCCGCGGTGCTGCGCACCCAGCTCGAGCGCGTGCGCCGAGAGGGGTTCGTCATCGCCCCGGGGACCGTGGAGACCGTGTCGACGGGGGTCGCGGTCCCCGTGCGAGAGGGGCGACGGGGCCCCGTCATCGCGGCGCTCGCCGTGGTCCTGCCCCGAGACGCCCCCACGGCCGGCGCCGTCGACGAACTGCGACGAGCCGCCGCCGGCATCGAGAGCGCCCTCGCCGCGCCGTGAGGCCGGGAGAGCATTCCACCCCGCAAGACGCCACCCGTTGAACGGGCCACCGCGCGCCTCGTACCGCCCGGTCCCGGCATCATGGACCGCGGCATCCGCCGTCGAAGGAGACGACCCATGACGAATACCCTCCGCACCCGCGTCGCGATCGTCGGAGCGGGCCCCGCCGGCCTGCTCCTCTCGCACCTGCTCGCCGCCTCCGGCATCGAGTCCGTCGTGATCGACTCGCGCACCCGCGACGAGATCGAATCAACGATCCGCGCCGGGATCCTCGAGCACGGCACCGTGCGCGTGCTCGACGAGAGCGGGGCATCCGATCGCGTCCTCACCAGCGGTCACCGTCACGACGGCATAGAGCTGCGCTTCGAAGGCGAGGGGCACCGCATCGACTTCCCCTCCCTGACGGGCCGGAGCGTCTGGCTGTACCCCCAGCACGAGGTGCTCAAGGACCTGATCGCCGCGCGCCTGGCCGGCGGGCAGGACCTGCGCTTCGGCGTCACGGCCGAACGCATCGAGGATGCCGAGACCGCGCGCCCCCGCGTCGTCGCCTCCGATGCCGACGGTACGTCCCTCGAGATCGAGGCGGACTTCGTGGTCGGAGCCGACGGATCGCGCAGCATCGCGCGCGCCGCCGTGACCGGCTCGTCCACCGGCGGATACTTCCGCGAGTACCCGTTCGCGTGGTTCGGGATCCTGTGCGAGGCGCCGCCCAGCTCCGAGGAGCTGATCTACTCCAACTCGCCCAACGGATTCGCGCTCATCAGCCAGCGCAGCGCGACGGTGCAGCGCATGTACTTCCAGTGCGATCCCGGCGCGGATCCGCACGCGCCGTCCGAAGCCGAGCTCTGGGACGCCCTGCAGTCGCGCGTGCCGGGGACCACGCTCAAGGAGGGACGGATCTTCCAGAGGGACGTCCTCCGGTTCCGCAGCTTCGTCGCCCACGAGCTCCGCCGGGGCCGGGTCGCCCTCATCGGAGACGCCGCCCACACCGTCCCGCCCACGGGCGCGAAGGGGATGAACCTCGCGATCGCCGACGTCCTGCTCCTGGAGAAGGCGCTGCGGGCGCTGCTCGAGGACGGCGACGAGCGCGCGATCGACGCCTTCCCCGAGAAGGCCCTGCGCCGCATCTGGAAGGCGCAGCACTTCTCCTGGTGGATGACGAGCATGCTCCACGTCGCACCGGATGCCTCCGACTTCGATCGGCGGCGACAGGTCGGCGAGCTGCGAAGCGTCGTCGAGTCCGAGGCGGGCCGCACGTACCTCGCCGAGGCGTACACGGGCTGGCCGTTCGAGGACTGAGCCCACGGCGCGCGGCGCGCTCCCGGTGGATGGGCGCTCCGCGCTGCGCGACGGGCGAGGAGCGGTATAGTCCGGTGCTCGTGACCACTCAACGGCGGACGTCCACCGACATCATCCTGCTGGTCGTCGCCGTCTGCCTCGTCGCCGCGAACATGCGACCGACGATCACCGCGGTCGGGCCGCTGCTGGAGCAGATCGGCACCGACACCGGCCTGACCGTCGCGACGCTGGGCCTGCTGGCCGCCGTACCGCTCACGGCGTGGGCGCTCGTCTCGCCGTTCGCGCTCCGTCTCTCCCGGCGCTTCGGGATGTCCCGGGTCGTCCTCGCCTCCCTCGCGCTCCTGCTCGTCGGCACGCTCGTCCGCTCCCTGCCCGGCCCGGTCGCGAGCCTGTGGATCGGCACCGCACTGATCGGCGTCGCGCTCGCGATCGCGAACGTGCTCATGCCCGCCGTCGTCAAACGCGACTTCCCCGCACGCGTTCCGGTCATGATGGGCCTCTACACGGCGCTCCTGGGGGGCGTCGGCGCGATCGCCTCCGGGGTGGCGGTGCCGTTGTCCGCGCTCGGCGACGAGTCGACGGGGTGGCGGATCGCCCTGCTCGTCAGCGGCGCGGCCCTGCTGCCGTTCGCCATGGCGGCGTGGGCACTGGCCACCCGCGGTCATCACGCCGCGCATCTCGCCGCGCCCGGCGACGGCCTGTCGCGCCGGGGCATCTGGACCGATCCCGTGGCCTGGCTCGTGGCCGCCTACATGGGGCTCCAGGCGGCCACCTTCTACATGATGCTCACCTGGCTCGCGAGCATCTCGATGTCGATCGGCCGCAGCGAGCTCGTCGCCGGCTTCGACGTCATGACCTACCAGCTGCTCACGATCGCCGGCCCGTTCGTGGTCCCCGTGCTGCTTCGCGGGCGCGCCCGGCGCTTCGTGCCGGCGATGCTCCCGGTGCTCGGCGTCGTCGGCGTGCTCGGGCTCCTGATCGCCCCGGCCGGCATCGCGTTCTGGGTGCTGCCGGTGGGGCTGGCCTCGGGCGCCTCGCTGAGCATGTCGCTCACGCTGATGGCGGAGCGCGCACGCGACCACGACTCGTCCGCCGCCCTGTCGGGCATGGCGCAGTCGGTGGGCTACATCGTCGCCGCCGTCGGCCCGGTCGTCTTCGGCTGGGTGCACACCGTCACGGGGTCGTGGTCCTGGTCGCTGGCCCTGCTCGCACTGACGCTCGTCGCCCAGTCGGCGACGGGGATCTTCGCCGGACGCGAGCGCTACGTCTTCGATGCGCGGCCGCTCCGCACCTGACGGGCGCGGCCGCCGGTGAACCGATCAGGCGATGCGTTCGCCGCACATGCCGCAGACGCCCGTCGCGGGCACCTCCACGAAGCACGTGGGGCAGACGGGCGCCGCCTTCTCGGCAACGGGGGCGCGGGGGGTCGTGCGCGCCCGCGCCCCCGCGGCGCGCGAAGCTCGGGCCGCGCGCGCCGGCGCGGCGGGCGGTTCGACCTGGCGCGGGGGCTCCGGTCGATGCGCCAGACAGTAGAACCGCACGATGCCGGCGTGGTTCTTGGGGTTGCGGTGCTTGACGGCCCAGAGCGCCGTGCGCTCGAGCGGGACCGCGTCGAGTCCGCAGAGCGCGCAGCGGGTGGGGTCTCCCGGCACCACGTCGGCGACGAGGACGGGCACGTCGTACGACAGCGCATCGCGCCAGTCGGATGTCGCGGTGATCTTCACGGGAACCTCCGGACGGTGGCGGCGCCGTCGGGTGAGGCGCCACTGTCCAGGCTAGCCCGCGCGGGGCTCCCCCGAGCCGGGGAAGGCGAGCCGTCCCAGCAGGCGGACGAGTACGTCGCGTTCCGCGTCGTCCAGCTCGGCGTGGATCTCCCGCTCCGCCTCACGCGCCGATTTCTCCGCGTCGGCGAACAGCGCACGCCCCGCGTCGGTCGCGACGACGACATTGGCCCGCCGGTCGTTCGGGTCGGACTCCCGCGAGATCGCTCCGCGCCGCTGGAGCTCGTCCACGAGCGCGACGACCTGGCTCGGATCCAGCCGCAGATACTCGGCGATCTCTCGCTGCGAGGGACGACCGCCGCCCACGGCGAGGGCCAGCACGGAGTAGGAGCGCACCTTCAGTCCGTGCGCCGCGAGCGCGGCGTTGCCGCTCGCGAGCGAGAGGGCGTTCGCGCGGGCGAGCAGGAAGCTCAGATCGTCGCGCAGGTCGCGCGCGCTCCCGGTTTCCGTCATGGTCGAACGATAGCAAAGGTCAACGCCAACAATGATTGACAATCTCAACAGTTGATGCTTTCCTGATCTCAGGCAAACGAAGGAGTACCTCCATGTCACTCGAGGGCAAAGTCGCTATCGTCACGGGGTCCGGCCGCGGGCTCGGGCTGGCCTACGCGCAGGAACTGGCGCACCAGGGCGCCGCCGTCGTCATCAACGACATGGACGAGACCGCCGCGGCATCCGCCGTGGCATCCATCACCGACGCCGGAGGCAGGGCCACCGCGGTCGTCGCCCCCGTGGGGCCGACCGAGACGGCCGACGCCCTCGTGAAGGCCGCCGTCGACACCTTTGGGGGCCTCGACATCCTCGTCACGAACGCCGGCGTCCTTCGCGACAGGACGCTCTGGAAGATGACGGACGACGACTTCGACACCGTGATCGGCGTGCATCTGCGCGGCACCTTCACCTGCGTGCGCGCGGCGGCTACGTACATGCGCGAGAACGGGGTCGCCGGGCGGATCATCTGCATCGGGTCCCCCACGGGGCAGCGCGGCAACTTCGGCCAGACCAACTACGCCGCCGCGAAGGCCGGCATCGTCGGCATGGTGCGCACGTGGGCACTGGAGCTGAAGAAGGCCGGCATCACCGCGAACGCGGTGATCCCCGTCGCCGCCACGGCGATGACCGCGACGATCCCCTACTTCGCGGCCGCGATGGAGGCCGACTCCCGCGGCGAGGCGATGCCGGCGTTCTTCCGCCACGACCTCGGGTTCGGCACCTCTCGGGATGCCGCGGGCATCGTCGCCTACCTCGCCTCCGACGCCGCTGCGGGCGTGACGGGGCAGGCGATCGGCGTGGGCGGCGACCGCCTGCAGGTCTGGTCCCACCCGGAGCCGGTCGTGACCGCGTACCACGACGGCGGCTGGGACGTCCCCGCCCTCGAGGCGGAGTTCCCGGCGGTGACCGAGGGATCCCTCCAGAGCGTGGGCGAGTCGTTCCCGCCGCTGCCCGAGGACCTGCAGCGCCCCGCGCCCGGTCGGTGAGCCGGCGCCCGGTGAGCACGACGTGACCCCGCGGTCCGGAGGAGAGACGAGATGACCCGCTACGAACCCGCGATCGATCTCGACGCGATCGAGGCCATCGACGTGCACGTGCACATCGAGGTCGATGCGCACGGTCACTCGTCGCTGCCGCCCGACCTCGTCGAGGCCGCGTCGAAGTACTTCAGCGCCGGCATCGACCGGCCCGACCTCGACGCCGTCGCGGACTACTACCGCGCGCGGCGGATGGCCGCGGTCGTCTTCACCGTCGACGCGCAGACGCAGCTGCACCATGCCGCCCTCTCCAGCGAGGAGATCGCGGACGGCGCCGCCCGCAACAACGACGTCCTGATCCCCTTCGGGTCGGTCGACCCCCGCGCGGGGTTCGCGGCGGTGGAGCGCGCGCGCGTCCTGGCAGCGGAGCACGGCGTCAAGGGGTTCAAGTTCCACCCCACGGTGCAGGGGTTCGATCCGAGCGATGAGGCGTACTACCCCCTCTACGAGGCGCTGCAGGAAGCCGGCGTCGTCGCCCTGTTCCACACGGGTCAGACGGGCATCGGCGCGGGCATGCGCGGTGGCCGCGGATTCAAGCTGGCCCTGTCGAACCCGATCCTGCTCGACGGCGTGGCGGCCGACTTCCCGGATCTGCAGATCATCATGGCGCACCCCTCCGTGCCCTGGCAGGACGAGGCCCTCTCCGTCGCGACGCACAAGCACAACACGTGGATCGACCTGTCGGGCTGGAGCCCCAAGTACTTCCCCGACCAGCTCGTGCGCGCGGCGAACTCCTACCTCAAGCGCCGGATCCTGTTCGGCTCCGACTTCCCGCTGCTGACACCCGACCGCTGGATCGCGGACGCCGAGAAGACGACGCTCAAGGCGGAGGTCATGCCGGGGATCATGAAGGACAACGCCGCCAGGCTGCTGGGCCTCGGGGGCTGAGCATGCCGGCCCTCGAGTCGGACGCGACGTTCGGGATCGACCCGTACGGATTCGCGCAGACCCACCTCAGCGCTCCCGCGCGCGACGCCCTCGGCGCCCTCCAGCGCACCCTGGACAGCGAGATCCGCCCCCTCCTGGCCGATGCGTGGGACAGCGCGACGATGCCCGCCGAAGTGTGGGAGAAACTCGGCCCCCTCGACCTGATGCGCCCCGCGGGCGTCTCCGACGCCGAGGCGCGCAGCTCGATGTTCTCGGGATTTCGCAACTACGTCCTCGCGCGCACGGACGTGTCGGTCGCGACGCTCTATAACGCGCAGTCCGGGCTGTTCCGCACGACGGTCGCGCTCGGCGGTTCCGCCGAGCAGGTGGCACGCCTCGATCCGCTCATCGCCTCGTTCCGCCTCACCGGCACATTCGCGCTGACCGAGCCCGACCACGGCTCCGACATCGCCGGCGGCATGGAGACGACCGCCCGCCGGGACGGCGACGACTGGATCATCAGCGGGGCGAAGAGATGGATCGGTGCCGCCGCGGCCGTCGACACCCTCGCGATCTTCGCTCGCGACTCCGAGACGGGCGACGTGCTCGCCTTCCTCGTCCCCCGGCGCAGCCCCGGCGTCACGGTGACGCCCATCGAGGGCAAGATCGCGCTGCGGCCGATGCAGAACGCCGCGATCCGCCTCGACGACGTCCGCGTCCCCGAGACCGACCGGCTGCAGAACGTGCGCGGGTGGCGGGACGTCGCCCGCATCCTGCGCGCGATGCGCTCGGACGTCGCCTGGATCGCCACCGGGCTGCAGGCGGGAGCGCTGGATGCCGCGGGGCGGTACACGCGCGAACGGACGCAGTTCGGGCGCCCCGTCGCGGGCTTCGCCCTCGTGCAGGAGAAGCTCGCCCGGATCCTCGGCAATCTGACGTCCTCGCTCGGCATGGTCGTCCAGCTCTCCGCCCGCCAGGACGCGGGCGAGTTCGCCGACGAGAACTCCGCGCTCGCGAAGATGCAGACCGCGCTTCTCGCCAGACGCAGCGTCGCGCTCGCGCGCGAGGTGTGCGGCGGCAACGGGCTGCTGCTCGAGCACGGCGTCGCCCGGTTCTTCGCCGACGCCGAGGCGGTCTACTCCTATGAGGGAACGCACGAGATCACCGCCCT is a genomic window containing:
- a CDS encoding IclR family transcriptional regulator; this encodes MANSPSGDSMTARIVRVLETFDADRTVQTIADIARRAALPSSTAQRIVAELAASGLLERDEDGRVRLGMRLWELALRGSLALRLRQAALPFMEGVQARVREHTQLAVLEQDEALFIERLSHPLAGANITRIAGRLPLHASSAGLVLLAHASPALRERVLSQRLRALSAETQTDAAVLRTQLERVRREGFVIAPGTVETVSTGVAVPVREGRRGPVIAALAVVLPRDAPTAGAVDELRRAAAGIESALAAP
- a CDS encoding 4-hydroxybenzoate 3-monooxygenase; translated protein: MTNTLRTRVAIVGAGPAGLLLSHLLAASGIESVVIDSRTRDEIESTIRAGILEHGTVRVLDESGASDRVLTSGHRHDGIELRFEGEGHRIDFPSLTGRSVWLYPQHEVLKDLIAARLAGGQDLRFGVTAERIEDAETARPRVVASDADGTSLEIEADFVVGADGSRSIARAAVTGSSTGGYFREYPFAWFGILCEAPPSSEELIYSNSPNGFALISQRSATVQRMYFQCDPGADPHAPSEAELWDALQSRVPGTTLKEGRIFQRDVLRFRSFVAHELRRGRVALIGDAAHTVPPTGAKGMNLAIADVLLLEKALRALLEDGDERAIDAFPEKALRRIWKAQHFSWWMTSMLHVAPDASDFDRRRQVGELRSVVESEAGRTYLAEAYTGWPFED
- a CDS encoding MFS transporter; translation: MTTQRRTSTDIILLVVAVCLVAANMRPTITAVGPLLEQIGTDTGLTVATLGLLAAVPLTAWALVSPFALRLSRRFGMSRVVLASLALLLVGTLVRSLPGPVASLWIGTALIGVALAIANVLMPAVVKRDFPARVPVMMGLYTALLGGVGAIASGVAVPLSALGDESTGWRIALLVSGAALLPFAMAAWALATRGHHAAHLAAPGDGLSRRGIWTDPVAWLVAAYMGLQAATFYMMLTWLASISMSIGRSELVAGFDVMTYQLLTIAGPFVVPVLLRGRARRFVPAMLPVLGVVGVLGLLIAPAGIAFWVLPVGLASGASLSMSLTLMAERARDHDSSAALSGMAQSVGYIVAAVGPVVFGWVHTVTGSWSWSLALLALTLVAQSATGIFAGRERYVFDARPLRT
- a CDS encoding glucose-6-phosphate dehydrogenase — protein: MKITATSDWRDALSYDVPVLVADVVPGDPTRCALCGLDAVPLERTALWAVKHRNPKNHAGIVRFYCLAHRPEPPRQVEPPAAPARAARASRAAGARARTTPRAPVAEKAAPVCPTCFVEVPATGVCGMCGERIA
- a CDS encoding MarR family winged helix-turn-helix transcriptional regulator — encoded protein: MTETGSARDLRDDLSFLLARANALSLASGNAALAAHGLKVRSYSVLALAVGGGRPSQREIAEYLRLDPSQVVALVDELQRRGAISRESDPNDRRANVVVATDAGRALFADAEKSAREAEREIHAELDDAERDVLVRLLGRLAFPGSGEPRAG
- a CDS encoding SDR family NAD(P)-dependent oxidoreductase, with the translated sequence MSLEGKVAIVTGSGRGLGLAYAQELAHQGAAVVINDMDETAAASAVASITDAGGRATAVVAPVGPTETADALVKAAVDTFGGLDILVTNAGVLRDRTLWKMTDDDFDTVIGVHLRGTFTCVRAAATYMRENGVAGRIICIGSPTGQRGNFGQTNYAAAKAGIVGMVRTWALELKKAGITANAVIPVAATAMTATIPYFAAAMEADSRGEAMPAFFRHDLGFGTSRDAAGIVAYLASDAAAGVTGQAIGVGGDRLQVWSHPEPVVTAYHDGGWDVPALEAEFPAVTEGSLQSVGESFPPLPEDLQRPAPGR
- a CDS encoding amidohydrolase family protein; amino-acid sequence: MTRYEPAIDLDAIEAIDVHVHIEVDAHGHSSLPPDLVEAASKYFSAGIDRPDLDAVADYYRARRMAAVVFTVDAQTQLHHAALSSEEIADGAARNNDVLIPFGSVDPRAGFAAVERARVLAAEHGVKGFKFHPTVQGFDPSDEAYYPLYEALQEAGVVALFHTGQTGIGAGMRGGRGFKLALSNPILLDGVAADFPDLQIIMAHPSVPWQDEALSVATHKHNTWIDLSGWSPKYFPDQLVRAANSYLKRRILFGSDFPLLTPDRWIADAEKTTLKAEVMPGIMKDNAARLLGLGG
- a CDS encoding acyl-CoA dehydrogenase family protein, with product MPALESDATFGIDPYGFAQTHLSAPARDALGALQRTLDSEIRPLLADAWDSATMPAEVWEKLGPLDLMRPAGVSDAEARSSMFSGFRNYVLARTDVSVATLYNAQSGLFRTTVALGGSAEQVARLDPLIASFRLTGTFALTEPDHGSDIAGGMETTARRDGDDWIISGAKRWIGAAAAVDTLAIFARDSETGDVLAFLVPRRSPGVTVTPIEGKIALRPMQNAAIRLDDVRVPETDRLQNVRGWRDVARILRAMRSDVAWIATGLQAGALDAAGRYTRERTQFGRPVAGFALVQEKLARILGNLTSSLGMVVQLSARQDAGEFADENSALAKMQTALLARRSVALAREVCGGNGLLLEHGVARFFADAEAVYSYEGTHEITALIVGRALTGESAFV